The Strigops habroptila isolate Jane chromosome 13 unlocalized genomic scaffold, bStrHab1.2.pri S16, whole genome shotgun sequence genomic interval TGCTTTCGTACACGCAATTCATCCACAGCCCTTCCCAGAAGACCTGGGCCACCACGATGTTGGAGCCGATGAAGGCTGTCACTTTCCACATGGGCAGTGCGCAAGTGAGGATGGAGCCAagccagcccagcacagccagcatcAGCCCAGCCAACTGCATCGTCACCATTGCCATcaggacctgtagggacagtCACAGCCATCACACGCATGGCCACAGTCAGGGGCTTCCCGAAGAGCGGGGACATCCTGCTGGGTGCGTCCTGTTCCCATCTGCATGGGAACGGCTGCAGAACAGCATGTGTGACATGGGGCATTGATGGCAGGTCAACATGGGGACGTGTGTGGCATGGGGCATTGATGGCAGGTTATGTTGACCTGCCTGGGGATACCATGGCATGGGGAATTGCTGCAGGATGGCATGAGGACACCATGGGATGTCGCTGCAGGTCAATATGGGGACACCTGTGGCAGTACGCACTCAGGTCCTGAGGAGGCCGAGGTGCAGCAGCCCCCGTGTGTCAGGGAGCCCATACAATGTCCCCACAGCTCAGGGCAGTCCTCTGCCATTGCCCCATCCCCGCCAGGACAAGCGCATGGCTAGTGTCAGGGAGCGGATGGCTTCTGGGGAGCAAGATGATGGGCTCATTGTGTCCATCCTGGCATGCTCCCACCCCACATCCTGCTGTGcccaccccctgccctgctccaccACTGGTGCTTCAGCCTCCTTGGCCGTGACAAGGACATGGTAGATTACAAAAAAGCAGACAttatgaagaagttcttccctgtgagggtgctgaggcgctggcacaaggtgcccagagaagctgtggctgccccatccctggcagtgttcaagcccaggttggacacaggggcttggagcaacctgctctagtggaaggtgtccctgcccatggcaggggcttggaactggatgagctttacagtcccttccaacacaaactagtCTGTGGTTGTATGACTTTATGAGCATCGTGCTGGTGGCCAcgggcagcccctgccctcaCTGCAGCACCATCTGCTCCCTGTTCAGGGGCAGGTTTTGCTTTGCCCTTGGCAGCCACGCTGCAGCACCCTTTGGACCTGGGATTTCCTCTCTGGGGCGCTGGAAATGGGTCAGAGGTCAGGCCTGCCTCCGAGCCCAGCTGTGGTGCTCAGCACTTTCAGCAAAACCTGAATCCTTCACACCAGGAGCAGCATTGAGAGCCCCAGCAAAAGGCTACGGAGCCCAGGGTCCTGCAGGCATCATCCCCGTAAGAGAAGTGGCTGGTACGGGAAGGGGGGATACACCAGATGCACCAACAGCTCCAGCACAGTCACACACAGCCACCATGGACCCTGACTCAGCCCAAATCCCCGCTCAGCCCCACATGGAACAGAGCCCAGTACTGCCATGGGGCAAagtgcacccatgggtgctcgTGCCCGTGCTCGGCGGCTGCAGCCAGCGGAGTTTTTATGAGCCCCGAGCAGCAGCGGGGTATCGGCCGAGCCTGGCACACCCTGCGGCATGCACAGCAGGTTTCACCCTCCTTTCTCTAGTCCCAGTTTCAGTTTCTCCCATGTCTCCTTCCCTATTGCAGCGCcgctccttccccagcaccttCCATCCTTTGGCATCCTGATGGATACCCAGCATTGGGACTTTGCCTCTCCTGGTCCATGAAAGCCCCTTTGGACCAAAACTAAAGTCCCATTCCACAAGAAAGGGAGACCAGCCTCCTGGGAGGCCAGGGGGCCAGGATGATGGGAAGCCACCCCAGGCACCCTTCCCCAGCCAGCAGGACCTGAACCATGAGAGACACCCAAAATGGGGTGCATgactgcctgcagcagggcaagCGCTGGCTCTCTGGATCCTGGCAGGGATGCTCGCAGAAGCATTACACTGACATTTTCACCCAGCCACTGGCACCATTTCCATTCCAGGGATGGGGGAGTTGGGAGGCCTCAAGCCCCCACACCCAGATGAGACgcccagagccaggcagccAACATCACCCCACATCCCAACGTCCCCCgaggcagagggaaggatgTTCCCAAGCCTGCACTCCAGCACAGCTTGCCGTGCTGAAAGTGAGATAGGCAAAACACCCAGCATTGCCCACGCCGGCCCTGGAGTGCTCCCAGCCAGGGCTGTCGGGTGGCCCCAGGGCCAGCACACCCCAATCCGCCCTTGCTGGCACCCGTAACCTTCTTCTTGCTTGGCAGGAAGATCCTGCTGGGACAAGcgtggggcagccacaaccagcactgccacagcatTGTGCCACAGAGACACCCATTGACATGGGGAGGGGAACAGTGGGTGAtggtggggctggagcaggggtcAGCATTGCGGGAGGCTCCAGAGAGCGGATTTGGGGATGTCAGGGGGATGGGGGTCCGTGGCACAGGGGCACCGGGCTGTCCCACCACCAAGGCGGGTGTTGGAGAGGGTAAAGAAAACGAAGCACAGCAAGGTCTGAGCAGCTGCCGTTTAAtgtgggaagggatggagggcaGCAGGGCCTTGGGGGGACCATCAGCCATCCATCCCCCATCCCAAGCACCCCACTTGGGGGATGCCAAAGGGGGCCATGGGGCTGGGTGCACCCCACAGGACCAGGTCGGGCTGGGGAGTCTCCCCGCCCTGTGTGGgtgcacagccctgctccacTCCCTGACCGGTTCTCCCAGCCCAGCCGCTGCCTTCCCACTCCCAGGATAATAATGCTCCCaccccagggagctgctgcaagaAAACCCATCAGTAGAGCCGCTGCGAGCCCTGAAAGTAGGTCAGCCACAACGCAGGGTACAGGCAGGCGAGAGCCCCTGCTGCCCCTTGAAACCCTGCCGGGGTTTGCAGAGCCACCATGTCCCCATGaccactggaacaggtttcctgCCCCCACCATCGCCGCCACCTGCCCCGAGGGATGCAGCCGGGGGGAGGTTTTACCCATCGAGAGCCCTGTGCCACCCGCAGGACTGGCCCCGGGAGCTGCGTCGCCACGCGGCACACCCTGATACCGGGAGATGCTCCAGGGAGAGCATCGGGTGGTGCCTCGAAGAAGATGCCGCGCTGGGTGCTGTGTGGGGAGCGGGACCCCCACCGGGGTGGGCAACCAGGGCAGGATCTCCTTGTTCCCTGACTCAATCGAGATTAAAGAACCAGCTTCAATCCCCCGTGGAACAAAGGCAGCTGTGTCTGCCCATCCTCACAGCGCTGCAGCTCCCCGCCAGCCCCCAGCCCGGCCGGGGGGGGTCCTAGCTCCCTGGTGCAACTCGACGGGTCCAGGCAGGCGTGGCGGCTCCTAGACATAGTTGCTGGTTGGCAGCGAGCGGGCAGCCATGAACTTGGCAGAGTAGGGCTTCTCGCTGCGGTGcgggcaggagcagcacaggatccccccccccagcagcagcagcgcagAGGCTGCCCAGCCCACGTAGAGGGACGACCCCAGGTCCCGCTTCTGTGAGTTGGTGACCAGTGGGTTGTAGAAGTCCCGGATGATGCTGTTGGCTGACCAAgagatggggatgaggatgaggatgccGGCAACGATGAAGATGACGCCAGAGAGGATCATGACCCTGGCTTTGGCGGTGTCGTCCTCCACGCAGTTGGTGCACTTGCCACCGGTGACAGCGAGCAGGGTGCCCAGTATGGCCAAGATGATGGACACCACCACCATGGCACGGGCAGCTTGCAGGTCCTGTGGCAGGGCCAGCATGGAGTCATAGACCTTGCACTGCATCTGCCCCGTGCTCTGCACCACGCAGCTCATCCACAGCCCTTCCCAAATGATCTGGGCTACCACAATGTTGTTGCCGATGAAGGCCGTCTCCCGCCACATGGGCAGCGCgcagcagaggatggaggcCAACCAGCCAATGACGGAGAGGGCAATGCCCAGCACCTGCAGCCCCATGGAGGCCATTGCTCACTGCCTGCACCCCTGCCCGCCTCCCACAGCGCAGTGCTGGCTGTGGGACCATGGCAGGCATTATATGCCTTTGCCGAGGGAGGAGCACCGCTGGTGCCGCCGTCCTGCCGCCGGCACCGGACAGAGGGGTAAAACCAGTTTCCCGGGATTCCTCCACTTGCATTTCTCCCCGCAGCAATGACACTTAATATCGCAGCTGCTCCCACAGAGGAGGACGCCAGGGACTGGTATCAGGCCACCCAGGCAGGGGAGCATGTCCCACTGCTGCCTGCGGCTGGGCAGGAGATGCCAAGGGCAGCCGCCGGGGCTCAGCCTGCGATGCTgaaggggaagagctggtgTCTAGGCACCGGGATGTCTCTGCCATCGCTGCCggcccctcctgccccatcacTTGGATGGGGTCCTTTCATGcttttgtgcctcagtttccccccaGCTCGTGgggcagctgctccagcagcaatcCCATATCCGGCCCCCTGTGGCCCCATGCCAGGGAGCGGCACActgtcccagccccactgccGGGCTCTGTGCCCAGGCAGGACACAAGCAGCTCTTGTTTGTTGCTTGGCGTCTGCACCAGCACTTCCCAGCCCTCCATCAGGCCTCAGGCAGGAGGTGTCACCGCCCAGACCCACAAACAggttggagcagctgctggcttCCCACAGAAGAGAGACAGCGCTGCCTGGGGCCATGGCGGGGcagaccccaaaacccaccccaccTAGTGCTGCGCTGCTGAGCCGGCATTCACACACCCACAGTGCCAGGGCTGTAGCaccccactgcctgcactgcctgtgctgccagccAGGCCTGAGggtcagggctgcagggggcaGAAGTGGCCTTGAggtagaatggtttgggttagaagagacctcaaagctcatccagttccaaccccctgacacgggcagggacaccttctgctagaccaggttgctccaaccccctgcgtccaacctggccttgaacactgccagggatggggcatcctgTTGTGTTGGCAGCATTTGAGTACAACCAGCTGTACCCCCTGGCCAGGCTGTGCTGATGCCAATACTGATGCCAATATTTTGGCACTAACTGACCTCTCCTCCTTTAAACCATCCCACTACAcatcccctccctgctctctcTGAAGCCCCTCCAACATACACAAAAACACAGAATGAGGCTAGACACACTGCAAAGACAGACGTTGCACTGTTTCACCAGTCCAGCTTAACCCCGGGCCTCTGGAAAAGATAAGAAGGCCTGAGATTATCTTGGTTTTTCTGAGCACTGGCATTACTGATGGCATCCACTTGCTGTGCTatttggagctgctgctgcccgcaCTGGGATGTCCCTGGGACGAGCCGGGCGGTCCGTGCACGTGAGGATGccagtgcccagtgcagtgGGAGCAGGCACGGCAGAGCGCTGGCACTCGGGGATGCTCAAGTCTCACTGCAGACCCTGACCCATGGGGACAAGGCAGGGTCCTGCCTGACccgtgctgcagcagccacccagGCGGCAGGCCACACTGGGATGCTCTGTCCATCCATCTGTCCTTCTGGAACAGCCGCATTGCTCGCATTCCGGCATGCCCAACCCAGGGCCGAAGCCTCGTGGTCAAGGCCTCCCTTTAATCTGCAGGCTCTGGAGCACCCCTGCTGGGGCCCGAGGCTGAGCACGGCTTTCAT includes:
- the LOC115603137 gene encoding claudin-4-like produces the protein MASMGLQVLGIALSVIGWLASILCCALPMWRETAFIGNNIVVAQIIWEGLWMSCVVQSTGQMQCKVYDSMLALPQDLQAARAMVVVSIILAILGTLLAVTGGKCTNCVEDDTAKARVMILSGVIFIVAGILILIPISWSANSIIRDFYNPLVTNSQKRDLGSSLYVGWAASALLLLGGGILCCSCPHRSEKPYSAKFMAARSLPTSNYV